One genomic segment of Desmodus rotundus isolate HL8 chromosome 5, HLdesRot8A.1, whole genome shotgun sequence includes these proteins:
- the OR52B6 gene encoding olfactory receptor 52B6: MAQGRILQKIMTLLSASSTAAMNSSDTHMAGCLLTGIPGLEHVHIWLSIPFCTMYVAALAGNGILICVILAQPSLHEPMYIFLSMLASADVLLSTATMPKTLANFWLGSSHISFDGCLTQMFFIHFLFVADSAVLLAMAFDRYVAICYPLQYATILTSTVVGKIAAATLTRSFIIMFPSIFLLKRLHYCRINIIAHTFCEHMGIARLSCSDISINVWYGLAAALLSTGLGIILITVSYIHILRAVFHLSSRDARSKALSTCGSHVSVILLFYIPALFSVFAYRFGGRRIPRYVHIILANLYVVIPPMLNPIIYGVRTKPILEGAKQMFSNLVKESNERAFNLSSM; this comes from the coding sequence ATGGCACAGGGGAGGATTCTGCAGAAAATCATGACTCTCTTATCTGCCAGCAGCACAGCTGCTATGAACAGCTCTGACACTCACATGGCAGGCTGCCTCCTCACTGGCATCCCTGGGCTGGAGCATGTACACATCTGGCTCTCCATCCCCTTCTGTACCATGTATGTAGCTGCCCTGGCAGGCAACGGCATTTTAATCTGTGTCATTCTCGCCCAGCCAAGCCTGCATGAGCCCATGTACATATTCCTGTCCATGTTGGCCAGTGCTGATGTCTTGCTCTCCACTGCCACAATGCCCAAAACACTGGCCAACTTCTGGCTAGGTTCTAGCCACATTTCCTTTGATGGCTGCCTCACCCAGATGTTCTTCATCCACTTCCTCTTTGTGGCTGACTCTGCGGTCCTGCTGGCCATGGCCTTTGAtcgctatgtggccatctgctaTCCTCTGCAATATGCCACCATCCTCACAAGCACGGTCGTTGGGAAGATCGCTGCTGCCACCCTGACCCGCAGCTTCATCATCATGTTTCCGTCCATCTTTCTCCTCAAGCGTCTGCACTATTGCCGGATCAACATCATTGCGCACACATTTTGCGAGCACATGGGCATCGCTCGTCTGTCCTGCTCTGATATCTCCATCAATGTCTGGTATGGGTTGGCAGCTGCTCTACTCTCCACTGGCCTGGGCATCATCCTTATCACTGTTTCCTATATTCACATACTCCGAGCTGTCTTCCACCTCTCTTCTCGAGATGCCCGGTCCAAAGCCCTGAGCACTTGTGGCTCTCATGTCTCTGTTATCCTACTCTTCTACATCCCTGcccttttttctgtctttgcctATAGGTTTGGTGGGAGACGTATCCCACGCTATGTCCACATCATTCTGGCTAATCTCTATGTGGTCATCCCACCAATGCTCAATCCCATTATTTATGGTGTGAGGACAAAGCCGATTTTGGAAGGGGCTAAACAGATGTTTTCAAATCTTGTCAAGGAATCTAACGAAAGGGCTTTCAACTTGAGCTCAATGTAA